The Microcaecilia unicolor chromosome 3, aMicUni1.1, whole genome shotgun sequence nucleotide sequence AGGACTGCTTTCATGTGATCCAgtatgcccagttagctatgtgagCAGCAGTGCCAAGTATTAGCGATGCTTGCATAACTCTTGGCTTCACCTGACTCCTCCCTCAGCAGTACCCGGAGAGTGCCATGGTGGTCAGAGTGGATTATCAGCAGTACTGTCCAGTTAACTGCTGCTGAACATCTGCTCCTGCGACGGGCCAGTGCAATTtaaccaggagcctctcctgccaggTTACATCACTTAGAATATCGACCCTATTTGAGGTTTTTTAATAATAGTCAGATTTCTTGTTACTCTTGCAGGATCGCTTCAGATGCTCTTTATCGCTGAAGGTCTCCCGCTGCAGCTTCCCTGTGTGGACCCCTTGCTGCtgaaggagggggagaggttGGAATGGGGGCACAGGCAGATTGGAGATTCTGAGAGTCGCCTGATCTCCGTGATAcctgcctctgggccccctagctGTTTCCAATGTGGCACAGACCTGATTCTGTTGCCCAACTCAACGTTGCACCTGCCCAGTGTGAAGGCCATGAATGCAGGGAGCTTCCACTGTTTGGAGTTCAATGCCTCTGGCTCGTCCAGCCTCGTACAGAGCTTTCGAGTTGGCGTCCTGTCTGTTCAGGAAGAAGGTGAATTCTGTTCTCTGTGTTCTTCCAAGGAAAATTTGCTAGGGGTAGTACAAGACTGGAAGCAAGTCATCAGGGACAGGTCATATTCTACATGCAGTTCCTGATTTTCTAAGAAAATTTTAAACTAAAAGTCCATAAATGCTTATCCTGTCCCTGGTGACCCTATACAGAATGGGTTCAGATAGATATTTGCTGAATATAAGTGAAATGGctatttctttgtttttgatttgtaagtTCTTTCTGTTCAGTCAGAACCAAGGCTGGGGATCCTGGTGCCATAACCCTTGATTTGCAACTACCCCAAATTTTTCCCTCCgtttattcctccccccccccaacttattTTAGTCCGTCATTGTAACAACAGTTCTGGCCTGTGAATGATGCATCTGGGCTCCTTCTGGAACCTAACAACCATGGGCCTTTAATtcggccactaggtgtcactcaTGTTGCCCTCCCGCCACCTGGAGCCTGTGAATATCCCCAGCCCCAGCAGATTGGGGGAATCAGAAGACCCAACCCAGGGATCAAACTGGGGACCTTCTGCAATTGAGctaccacctcttcaatgctgcgttcggcacctaacccttaccgttcagtgaatccagactgccccaatttgactgccccgatcggaccgaccgttcacttgtctattagattgtaagctctttgagcagggactgtctctctttgttaaattgtacagcgctgcgtaaccctagtagcgctctagaaatgttaagtagtagtagtagtagtagtaatttatgaCATCATAGCCAACATGGACCAATCAGATGCTTTGCCAATGAAGTAGACTAGTAATGGCAACCTGCTTGTGTTTCTACAGtcagtggttggggggggggggggggaacagagcagaTGCCTTTCTCTGGCATTGACCAAAGTTGAAAAAAAgatatgaacccccccccccatcccccatcccccatcccctGGCATTATCAGTAATCAATGTCCCTTGAATCTAATCCCCAGCTTTGTCATTGATTCTCTCTGTGACCTTAGACGGTATCAATTTGtgcttcagttctaatccccggctctgtcactAACTCCACGTATGTACTCAGGGCATATCACTTTTTCTCCttgtgcctcagttctaatccccggctctgtcatTGACTCTCGCTGTATGACCTCAGAGTGAGTCACggtatctccctgtgcctcagttctaatccccggctctgtcatTGACTCTGTGTAACCTCAGAGcaagtccctttcttcttttgtGCTTCAATTGGATAACGGTTATTACAATGTTTTCCCGGTACAGTGATCTGTTATTAGAAGTTTTCTTGTTTTcattcccagtggtcaccaacacctcCGATTTCCTGCAGAACAGCTCCAGCATCATCCTTACTTGCTCTGTAAGGTATCATCTGAACTCCCACACAGTTTCTTTGGCCTGGATCAACAACCGAGGGATCCCTTTGACACCCGGAACTGAAGGACGTGTCCAAGTCACCCAAACCAGCACTGGCTTGCAGCTGGTCATTCAAGACCTCCGGCCCATGGATACCGAGGGGGCCTGGAGATGCAGCCTGTCCGTAGAAGACAAGGAGCAGACATCTTTCAAGTATCACATCAGGTCCAAAGGTCAGTAGACCTCTGTGGTAACAACAATCCCAAAACTGTGTCTTCCtctgatccagtcctggattttaCCTCTAGTATTCATAAATGAAATGATAGCTCCTGTTGGTTAAAAAAATTGAACTACAAGTTCCAgaatgcaatggggtaaaaccaGGGCTGGCTTTTCATATGCATGGAGATCTGGAGCTATCTAACAATCCTTCAATTTAGTCTGGCACCACCTGAACTCATCTCTGTCAAAGTCAGGACTACATTTGGGagttgccaagttatccagttcccgaaaggagattttaggccagtcctggatttctgccagcctcagcactgatttcaatagaaAGAAGCAGGAACTACAAAGTCCACActgctttgagatgtaagttAAAACTAGGGCTGGCCAaaacgtctccctcctggaattgggTGACATGGCAGATCCATAAATTAAATACTGCCAGTGCAGATGTTTTCAAACTTTTCTTTAGATTTTGCTATATTTGACATTTTAAAGCCACGCACAGATGTCCAATTTACTGAGAGctgttttcttccatttatttacaGATGCTCACACCAGTGAAGCACAGGGTCTCCGATCAGCTTTTATAACCTCaattctcttcctcctctttgttCAGTGCTTCTTGCATGCTTGGTAAGTATTAAGAACGATCCCAGTGCTCTGTCTGATCTTGTATCGAGTTTCACATTCAAGAGTTATTGTATCCGGGACCGGGATTTCAGTCCCAGCTCAGGTTTTCTGCTCCCTGGATCATCCAGAGatcactactacttactactacttaacatttctagagcgctactagggttacgcagcgctgtacaaattaacaaataaggaccatccctgctcagaagagcttacaatctaaaggacgaaatgtcaagttgggatagtctagatttcctgagtagaggtgttgtgattaggtgccgaaggcgacattgaagaggtgggctttgagcaatgatttgaagatgggtagggagggggcctggcatatgggctcagggagtttgttccaagcatggggtgaggcgaggcagaaagggcggagcctagagttggcggtggtggagaagggtactgaaaggagggatttgtcttgagagcggaggttacgggtagggacgtaaggggagatgagggtagagaggtaaggaggggctgcagatcgagtgcatttgtaggttagtaggagaagcttgaactgtatgcggtatctaatcggaagccagtgaagtgacttgaagagaggggtgatatgagtatatcggtcaaggcggaagataagacgtgcggcagagttctggatggactgaagggggtatAAGGAGGAGATTGAGAAATCATGTTATAGTGATTCCTAGTATCTGGATTTAGGACCAACGGTTGCAGGGTTTGTGGGCTCGGTGATCATTTATCCCTTAGGGGCCTTGGTTCTTGGCTTctagtggagtgaaggagtggcctagtggttagggtggtggactttggtcttggggaactgagttcaatttccacttcaggcacaggcagctccttgtgactctgggcaagtcacttaacgctccattgccccatgtaagccacattgagcctgccatgagtgggaaaacacggggtacaaatgtaacaaaacaaaaaaatagttgGGGGTTGCCAACTAGACCTAGTTTTGATTTGCATTCCctaaagactacaagtccctgcatgcaatggggtaaccAAGGACTGGatcaaacttatttatttattttgtatcacAAACACAGTAAAAAGCAGACAGCttgtcaggtgaatctggatccagttgccAACCTCACTTCTAGCTGAGGGCTGTCATTACTATGATTGAGGTAGATGAGTTGGGAAGGGATATAAGATTAGGGAAAACATCCTCATCACATTGCAGAGGAGACTACCCCAGatcaaaataaatacattggTCAAATTATAAGCACAGAGTAATGCTTGAGGCACTTGGTGGCCATCTTTGatttgggcaaaaaaaaaaaaacatgcagtagGAATTGTGACTTTCAAgggtataagaaaaaaaaaatcccctgatATATTAATCGGTTACCTGTGCCAAGAACATGCAGGACCTGTCTGAGTATTTTGTTTTCATAAGACCTTATTGGTATATCTTGGCCTTTTATTTCCCAAATCAAAGATGTCCTCCATGGGCCTAAGGCTCCCCCAGGCGCATTAGCAACTTATCTTTTCACAGGCTCTAgtggttttttgaccaatgattataaCTCTGTAAGGTGGGTTAAGCCACTGCTTGGCAGGGCTTATACcactactgaggtcttttccctccaTGACCACTAGACCATGAAGTTTGCATAAGGTGTATTATTATTTGATTAGTAAGAGTTATTGAGATCTATATAAGACTTATAAAGATTTGTTAGACTCTTGTAGTTCATTATTAGGGTGTGATTGGGACTAACCAGGTATGTACCTTGCAATACCTGGGCTTGGCCCAGTCaatgtgatttaaccaggcaggaacctTTCCTGCCAGGTTAAATCACTTTGGATATTGGCACCGACCTCAATTTCTGTTTCTGTAGAATGATTAGCAGAtgatccatgttttttttttgttttcattgtacGTAGGGGATTTGTAATTATTAGTTCCCTTACAAGAAGTAGGACTGCAGCATCCAGACTGAAGGCCTCCTATTTTCGatccatcttctctttctctccttctatTCTAATTATTTTCACGGTCGGTTCTCACACCTTCTAATGAGCCCAGGAATGTGAAAAGTGTTCTTAACGGTAGAATTGAAAAATCTGCCCCAAATACTTTCAGCagtattttacaaactggaatctTGTAATtcatttgttgcttttcttttcaGGTAAAAAGATCAGGAAAGTGACCTTGCAGCCTATAGGGAGGGCCAGGGCCTTCTCCAACCTTCTAGAAACCACAAGAACACATTATCATCATGGCAACATGGACATGGAATTAAGGCCACCCAGGGAATTTATCTAGCTGTACCTAGctctatatattttattaattgtatTTAAGTCCTGATGTTAGACCTTCACTGAAAGAAAAACAGTTCTAGGCCCAACAGTTTAAGGTGGCTTACTCTGCAATCAAGGCATTTAGATTCAAGTGATTTGACATACAAATGACTCTGAAGAGGCTGCTGAGGGCGGCCATTTTGTGCCTGCCTTACCCTTCCAATGACATCACTGActtcctgttgctgctgctggcacaaaatggctgctcctaGCCAAGCCCTCTTCAAACTCAcaatacatttatttaaaaaatgtctaaCTTGCTGCCCATTCAGACAGGGCCTATGTCCCTGATCAGATATCTTATGTTTTCAACCTAGGAAATCTCATTAAACACTTTAAAGCTGCAGTGTTGTAGACAGACATATccagaaaagttaaaaaaaaaaaaaaaaaaaaaatcagcctagCCCCGACAACTCatcacaaaaagaaaatatattatcttgttgggcagactggatggaccatgcaggtctttttctgccgtcatctactatgttactatgtatatatatatatatattttttttaattaatttagtacattttattattttaactgTTTTCCCTCAGCACTTATTCCCATGGTACAGGGAATGTAGGACTACCATGGCTTCTTTCTCTGCCTTAGCAGCACCTccagctccttctcctgctcGGTTGTTTAGCCAATGAGAATTTACATCCCACAATGCACAGGGAAAGGGGTCGCACCATCGCAGCCCCAGAGTGACTAGCAGAATCAGAGGTGTGCGTGTACCAACAGCCATCTTTAAAGTAGATCCTTCCAAAGTATATTTAAAATGTTCACATTAAGTCCAGATGTCCCGGGGCAGTAGGGCCAGTGAAGGAATCAGCCGAGCCAGGACTGGTATAAGATCCTTGGTAGTAGACTTATCCGCATATGTCCTTGTAATTTTCTGaacttgttttctctttttatgTGGAAAAACACTTTGGAGTATTTATTGCACTCAGGGAAATATGCATATATCTCCGGCTTCTATATAGCATGCTTAGAGATCCGACCTGAAAtcagcgcagattctataacaacaagcgcaatttaattggcttaataagctaatgagtgctgataacagcacttaacaagcaataatgagcactaattggcacttattaaaatttaggcacacaactcgctaagcatattctgtaacgaagtgcgctgaacttctaacacgtgcagggaaaaaggggcagtgaaatgggcattctgaaatttacacgcgtatagaatatggcccagtgcacgtaaatttacatgctgggatttacgccacgttttcattggtgtacacggatgcgcataaatttaggcgctgagatatccaataagcgtattctataatgctcgtgtttatgtttattaaacttGATGTACCCCTAATGGTGGTGTCATCATAGCAGTGAACACATTCAATTaaattaaatcaattaaaaatTTAATTCAAACActgaacagaataaaaagaaCGCCATCATCAAATAGGAAAGATCAGAAAAGTCAACAGACATGGGCAGAATGCAGTTGGTTCAAAGGGACTGTGATGTCACAAAGAATCGCACTGTGATGTCACAAAGGATATCATGCACCCTGTGATGTCACAAATGACACGCACACTGCTCACATCAGACACCAGGTTAGTACAGTGAAGCGTCTTACAGACATACATGGATAGAAGATGGATTATCGTCTTTAATTTGAAACAGGACAAGGGCTGCTAACGGCCTAGCGTGTGAGGTAGTCAATCTTTGCCCCAGGTCAGAACGGTAAGAtttctctgtaaaaaaaaaaaaaaattctgcagctTCTACCTCATTCAGCCTCCCGGGAAGTATTTATTTTGAACGTtgtcttttaaaattttgtttcttCATTCCAAAGGTATTTGCACTCTGTTTGATGCATGGAAATCGCTTTTTGGAAAACTGTGCACCAAATAATGTATAACACaaatcatttattgtttattaatttcATATATCACCTGCACAGAGAGGGGGTTTCTGGGGGCGGAGGCAGGGATTACATTTGCACTTGTTCTATATTTCAACAGTATGAACATAATTataccttgaaaaaaaaaagtgcccgcACAACTACCGGGTGTGAatttgttctttttgaaattgGTATAAAGTCAGTGAGTCAAATGCATCTGTAGACTTTATATCAGGTGCACACTGATTCAAAGTTGTTCCCTTAATTCAAATTGGTGGCCTGGGTTCAGTGATAAGGGCTGGGTGCAAATTCATCAGCCCAATTGACATGTCCCACTAATAAGATGCAGAATTTATTTATACATTGGGAAGAGAAATGCTTCTCTCTAGCCCCAATGATGTACATACACAACTTGATAtttactaaataaaaaaatactgtAATGATCCCTGTGGTGGTTTATCAGGATTCAGCAAACTTCTGAAATGTCTTTTCCCCCTCCAACATTCCTGGGGCTATTGTTTTTAGTTTTCTTGGCTTTCTCTCAGAGTCAGATTCCAGGCAGGAACGAACCTGCTCTTACTTGAACCACCAGCACTGGCTGTGCTGTGTCTGCATGCCTGCTGGCTTCATATATTTGAAACATGTCCTGCTACTCTCTGAGGCTTTAGTTTTACTGCTGCCCTGCAGGTGTGGGTAGAGAAACAGAGATCTTGAGTGGAGTGGGGTTGGAGAAGCTGAGATCATGGACAGAAGTGGGGATAGAGATCATGGGTAGGTAGTGGTAGAAATGGAGGAACAGAGATCATGGGTACCAGTAGAGGTGAAGGTAAGTATTAATTGAGGATGGGGAGAAGGAGCAGAGGTGGGTATAGGTTGGGGTGAAGGAACAGAGATGGGTAGAGGTGGGGGTGAAGGAGCAGAGGCGGTTAGAGGTGGGTCTCAATGGAGATGAAGGAGCAGAGATGCTTAGAGATGGGGGTGAAGCAGCAGAGGCGGTTAGAGGTGGAGGTGAAGAAACAGAGGTGGGAGTGAAGGAACAGAGGTGGGTAGAGGTGGGGGTGAAGGAACAGAGATGAGTAGCAGTGGGGGGTGAAGGAGCAGAGGTGGGTAGTGGTGGGGGTGTCTTAAGCATATAGAAGACAGGTGGAAACAGATGGGAAAATGTATAGAAGTCAAGGACCTGGGTCCAGTTCTCTGCTCAACTGAGCACGGATTGAACTTTTGTAAGTTGCTGACGTCCTTCCCAACCTCCCAGGAAGCATCACTCATCCAGAAACCACTCCTGCTTCTGATCCAAAGTGGAAATAAGCGATATGAGGGGAGCTTTTAATAAGACGGCTAGCTAGTATTGTAGATGTTAACCTTTCTGCCTGCACAAACTCGgtctattttcaaacacaaagtaCCCCTGCACCTTTTGTTAGACAATTCACGTGTTGCAGGattaaaaatatgcacattaagTCATGGCACAAAGTTGTTGCTGGCAGCTTATGACCTGTGGGCATTTTTGAAATTGAAATGTACCTGCGTAATTTCTAACCACACCTCTGCTACTCCCGTGTCTCCTGCTGTTTCTTTTCAGCAACTAAAATCTTATTTACCTAGCAGGGGGGATTCTGTAACTGGGCCTCAGCCGCATTATTCCTGgacattcagtgccaggccatgcccGGGCAGTGGCATTGAATCTTCTGGCATATGCTGAGGCTaacacttatgcagttaaatgtGGTGGTTGCCTGGAACGTCCTCCCATGGGAGgttgtgaagatgaaaacggtgacGGAATTCTAGAATGAGCGGGATGAACATGGGATCACTGTATGGAAAAAGTacagaatccaattaaagcaacaCTTAAATGACTTCATACCTGGAGTGAACGTTAATCTTCAGAATTTGGGAAGTAGGATCAGcgccgggcagatttctatggtctgggtcccgtgAACGGCAGAAACAGATCAGGATCGAGGCTGGactgggcttcgatggcaactccagcagttgggaagtttgaccaatgccaggcagacttcttcaGTCAGTGCCCCAAAACTGGCAGGGAGAGACGGAGATTAAGTATAccggtgtttaatcatgaagattcaactctggccaccttgttagggagactggatggaccgtgcaggtctttatctgccgacatctactatgttactatccagccgatatttaaaactatttaactggccaattAAGTAGCCTTAAGCTGGCTAAGCATTAATATTAAGTGCGAGATAGCCGGCTGTCTCAGCTTAATATTATTGCTTATCGGCTAGTTCGGTCACTGGCTATATCACAACATATCCAGTTAGTGCTAAAATTCAttggctgaccggctaagtttagaGGCCAGATAGAACAAGTCTTAGgccagtcagctgatgaatattggcttaactggctatgtttttagCAGTCACAAAACCCCAGACATTCAAAGCCAGTTGCCAGATAcagccccagcattgaatttccagattcGCCGCCAACCGTGGGAGTTCACCGGGCTTCCTCCCACAGTCTCAATATCAGCCCTTATGTCACTGAGGGgatttttactaaggcatgtaagcgcctatgcatgtccaacatgcatcaaattggaactaccgccatgctcttggcggtaattccatttttgacgcacgtccaaaacatgcagtagaaaaggttttctattttctaccttgtgGTGCTTACCCAACGTTAATCAGCAGTTTATGTGCACTgacgcttaccgcccggttagcgcgtgagaccttaccaccatgtCAATGGgtgggcagtaaggtctcaggccgaaaatggacgcgcactggttttaattttgccgcacgtccattttcggccacaaaaaaaggcctttttgtccaggtgcactgaaaattggacctgcgtgcatccaaagcACGCAccaacaccagtgcaggccattttttgatttgccttagtaaaaggaccccagagtgcaAAATTCAGCATTTAGATATAGAATACTGGTATACGAAACTTAGAATATTTACCAACATATTGAGCTCCTTAAATGATAATAATTTATAATGAAACGGAGGTGCTTAGTGGTCGGAACACGACTCATGTTCAGTCTCGATTTCCCAACTAATAAAGATTCTATACCACACTTCCCGTTTTGGTAGTTTATGTTCGTCACCTTAGTAGTTTTTCGGTATTGTTTTGCTTGGTGCAAAGGACTGTTCCTCAACCTCCTTGTGAGCCACTattaaaactaataaataaatatacgaacagtggatccaaaagaagtcctctcacaagtgatgtttcccaaacaaggtctttatttaaatcaataaaacgacccgacacgagtcgtgttttggcCGTTAGGTCTACGTCAGGGGTCTATCAACCTTTGATGGAAAAAAAACTGGTAAAACAGATGACGCGCAGTCAAGTTGTGTATTAACAGAGATATCTACACAATGATCTTCTACTgtcaaaatatggtagatttgatGAAACCAAATGTCCTGAAGACCACAGTTGTGAATCTTCTagtatatatattgaaaaaaacagctcaaccaaataaaccagaaaaatgtgctAACATAAGATATGTCGGACACTCTCTTGATTCAGCTAAAAAGGTTTCAACAACTGCACTGGCAGGAAGTGGATTGTTGagcctgataaaaagttccttcaccAGGCTGAAATACAACTGATGTCTTCTGAGTGTGCAGattttgatcaagggaatctcagAAACACTTAACTTCCGAacagcaaagaatactttatcatcatatagtaacatacgtcgaggggcataattgaacgcgaacgcctatctccatgggcgtctatgtccgaaaacgggtacgtgaagaggtgggacagaccgtatttttgaaaaaatggacgtttttcagctgggcgtttgtttttttttagcgataatggaaagtaaaaacgcccagctcaaaaacgtcctaatctgagccatttggtcgtgggaggggccacgattcgtagtacactcgcccccctgacatgccaggacaccaactgggcaccctagaggtcagtgcggtggacttcagacaacactcccacatgcatggctcccttaccatgggtgctgagcacccaacccccctcccccaaaacccactacccacaaatgtacaacactaccatagctcttaggggtgaagggggcacctacatgtgggtacagtgggttttggaggcctcccatttaccagcacaagtgttacaagtagggggatgggcctgggtccacctggctgaagtgcactgcggtacccactaaaagtgctccagggacctgcatacacgcaggcctctaggacttgttgctgctatataacattggcacatcagttgacacctgaagactaatctctccgaaaacgtcctttattggaataagcacgctttctcacagttaactgcagatcagaggttgtgccccactggcaacgagtctccctggtactgagattagcagtaggtcagagctggcagaatggcgtacaatgccctctttcagccacattcaaggtaagaactaagttctgtaacgtggctaacacgtgaaagggatctaaaactgtgttacaaaaatggccactactacctcatggactaccggaaacaaaacagggcacgctctgacccagtaagcagggggaaaagcaccatgggagtagagcctaccaactaccaacatcgtgagcatttaacacaagctagtggaatcacggagcccaataccctacacccacgacaatgcattgctgaagtgactctgcagtgcgcataacagaaaaggtgtcacactcacccgagagccacttcagaaccagggaaaggctgtcacaggatagaacacattctgctgtcatggaggtgggtacggcatttgaggctggcatacaggctggaaacaaagtttttaaagtggggtttttttgatgggagggggttagtgaccactgggggagtccagggaggttatccccgattccctccagtgatcatctggtcagttggggcacttttttgggacttgttagtgaaaaaaaagtgtccacaaaaagtgacccaaaattgcggtaaatacacctttttttcgattatcagctaaagacgcccatctctcctcggccgataaccaagccccagttccgccttcaccacacctccgacaccccccccccccccgccaactttacccatttccgcgacggattgcagttggaaacgcccaaaatcggctttcgattatactgattttggtGCCCACggaagaaagacgcccatctcccgatttgggtcgcaatataggcgtttttctctttcgattataagcaggatagtaacatagtaaatgacagcagataaagacctgtacggtccacccagtctgcccaacaagataaactcattttctatgacatgcgatactttatatgtataccagagtttgatttgtccttgccattctcagggcatagaccgtagaagt carries:
- the LOC115464942 gene encoding uncharacterized protein LOC115464942, which gives rise to MELVLLILLCVVPLARSQDDVIYSTLRQTILFTCDNQASAPILWGFSRPGFDPPPLVALSPETSLATSLSEKRSRAEVLANSSLQLRDLQPHDAGIYTCVQSSSPAGQTTLKQVTLILLTVQVSPKGPVGEGTEVFLRCAMTCDVNERQCTWNPQGAVVNWTDSSWQPINNQTGRHSIQSRGTFSNLKITVQQSDHRRKWKCVLSVNKQTKAVREVEIPVRGSLQMLFIAEGLPLQLPCVDPLLLKEGERLEWGHRQIGDSESRLISVIPASGPPSCFQCGTDLILLPNSTLHLPSVKAMNAGSFHCLEFNASGSSSLVQSFRVGVLSVQEEVVTNTSDFLQNSSSIILTCSVRYHLNSHTVSLAWINNRGIPLTPGTEGRVQVTQTSTGLQLVIQDLRPMDTEGAWRCSLSVEDKEQTSFKYHIRSKDAHTSEAQGLRSAFITSILFLLFVQCFLHAW